The Xiphophorus maculatus strain JP 163 A chromosome 5, X_maculatus-5.0-male, whole genome shotgun sequence nucleotide sequence aaataaaaattgtgaaataaaaagtatttagatttatttaaaaataaataaatctaaatactTGATGTTAGGTTGCTAACATCTACCTTCACTACACCAAAACCAGCATACTCTTATAACTTGAGCCAAGAGTAAGaatatatcaaaataaataaatgtgaggGGACAAAGGTCACTTTTGAAaggcaaagaaaagaaatgtaattctcttttctttccaaaaaattTCCCTCAAAGCAAGCATCAACAAATGGAACAGGGGacaagcgggaagaaaaactCTTCATTGAATATTCATTAACCGGTGCCTAGGTGTATACATGGCTCTTAACCACTCTTGTTTATGACTTAAGGACTTGTAGTACTGACCTTAGTTTAACACAGCAGCAGATACCAAATTAACCTCTAGCCTCCACAGGGCTAGCCATGCCCTGCTAACAAGCAACCTGTCTAGACACACAAGAAGTACTTTATGATTCCACCTTTCACAATCCCCCCTCTTTCTCcaggtctctctctctttccctctctcttctTTGTTTCACCAGTACCTCGGCTCTCCACCTTTCTGTCTCAACTAACACAAACTGGCACATCCTCTTGCCCTCTATCCTCTTCTATCGTTCTCCTCACCATTTCATCCTTGTTTACCCCCCTACACTGTTTTTCATGTACCTCCCAAGCTGTGCGGTGTTTGGGTCATGCACTCAACAACCTGGGTTTATTAGAGAAAAGACTTTCCTTTATCCTTCACAGAAATGCTCTCAGATAccataataaacaaaactaaattaaatgatTGCTTCTTGGAGGTTAGGgttttatcattaaaatgagGAATCAAATTGTAATGACATCTCTTTAAAGATAgcctttacatttttatgtcaaaatgttttccaggcccataaacactgaaaatgtgatGGTCAATCAATCAGATAAGTCTAATATATTTTCACTGCTACAGTAGTTTACAACTGCTGTAGTAGTGAGATcaatattattatcattattattaccCACAATATATATTCTGAATGAGTTAATTTGAGGTAGCATTTGATAAGCATTACATTCTACCTActcctttttaaacaaaatataaagttattctTATGTTTATTTATCAATCCTATTAATGTTCTtcctattattttttattattatgtttttacattaattcGAAAATAATGAGTAGTTATGGCAATTATAAAATCTACAcaagttaaaattaaaagattgtttttcagtaatttaatatattttactaaATCTGTACAGACATGTTAGTGTCCTGCTGGATGactataataacaataataatatattgtaaaaaagGAATTGTGTGTACTATGCCAACAAGGCAAAAGAccctacactgtaaaaaaaaaaaaaacctgtatcATTTTCTATGATGATATCTTTGAGATGAATCTGCAAAttaagcttttttgttttgtttttataaaaataactattttatctCTATTCTAAACACCATCTCATCTCATTCCTTCTTTGTTTATCATGCCTGTCGTTTACTCAAATCTCAAGTAGTTATGAATATCAAGTTTGTTTGCAGCAGCACTTTTGctatgtttttgtaaatctgGATCTAACCCTGCTTCGCATCAACTTTGCTTTTTGAGATGATTGTCCTGGCATGGTTTCCGTACTTTACATGcacctgattggctgatttcGCTGCACGCTGAACACAATCGTTTGTGAAACGTTTAGCAGGTAAAAACGTTAACCAATATTTCGCTTctgttaaaaaatttaaagagtTTGTGATTTATTAAGCAGCTCACTTTTAAACCTTAGTACGTGTTTAATTTACTTATTCGCCTACCAACACTTTCATGTCGTTAGCTGTAGACGCTCTCATTTACGGAAGAGGTTAGCCTGTTAGCTTtattagcagcagcagctagcTTTATCTCGCCAAGACGCTATTAAATACTGTCGTGGTTCATCTTAAAATAGCTTCTGAGTATGTACTTTAGTActattgttttaaatgcatttcttgTGTGGTTTAACTTGTACACATCGCCGAATATGGGTGGATTATTTTTATCAATGCTAATGTTCATTGTTGAGATAAACAAACCTTTGCATTGCTTGTTTCGACCCAGTTTAGGTGAAGATGAGTCTCAGAAAACAAACCCCCAGTGACTTTCTGAAGCAGATTATCGGCAGACCCGTGGTGGTCAAGCTCAACTCGGGCGTTGATTACAGAGGTACTGCAGCTGCCATCCTGAAATTCATTATTATCCCGATGAACAAAAATGAATGGAATAGTCCTCTTCCATTAAGTGAAATGCAAACTGAataactgctgctgtttgtcgCTGTGCAGGTGTTTTGGCCTGTCTGGATGGCTACATGAACATTGCTATTGAGCAGACAGAAGAGTACGTCAACGGGCAGCTCAAGAACAAGTATGGAGATGCATTTTTGAGAGGAAACAATGGTAaggatgtatatattttttattaataaaaatgtatacagtGACTTTTGTAACTGgtgtcaataaaaaataaatttcttagtcaactaattttgatttaaaaatggtcAATTTTATGAAAACcgaaaacatttttgtccatcCATAATGTTAGCTTTGTGCCCTAGtcaaaaataagataaattgtatttttgtatgGTTCTCTTACATTATTATTTAGTCTAGAACCCAACTCCCAATATGCAGAAGCATATTGGGAGTTGCTGTCAATAAGATGCAACTAAGCTGTTTCTAAGGGGACATCCCAGCCACAAATACCGTAACTGATGAAAAGCACCTTTGATAGTAACACATCCGAGTATAATAGTTTGAGGATACAGAAACcttgaattagttttttttatttatcttgatttAAACACTTGGTCAAATTCACACAGAAAGaggatgaaaaacatgttttttttgctaaagcatccaaacagctgaaaaacgGATCTAACTGAGATCTTACACTGTAGATTTACATGAACCAATGGTTTTAGACAACTGAGATGAGTAAGAGCTAATTC carries:
- the lsm6 gene encoding U6 snRNA-associated Sm-like protein LSm6 — encoded protein: MSLRKQTPSDFLKQIIGRPVVVKLNSGVDYRGVLACLDGYMNIAIEQTEEYVNGQLKNKYGDAFLRGNNVLYISTQKRKV